Proteins encoded by one window of Prosthecobacter vanneervenii:
- a CDS encoding STAS domain-containing protein, producing the protein MKPLVCTHPNAVVIELEGEADLATVPEFQKIVREQMKANVKRLIIDFSKVTFVNTPVWAVVVEYFQHASGAGTEFALTGIQGRVDASFKIVRLGDFIPHLPTVADALSAADLTNQR; encoded by the coding sequence ATGAAGCCCCTAGTCTGCACCCATCCCAACGCTGTTGTCATCGAGCTCGAAGGCGAAGCCGATCTGGCCACCGTGCCCGAATTTCAGAAAATCGTGCGCGAGCAGATGAAGGCCAATGTGAAACGGCTCATCATCGACTTCTCCAAGGTCACCTTCGTCAATACGCCCGTCTGGGCTGTGGTGGTGGAGTACTTTCAGCATGCCAGCGGCGCGGGCACGGAATTTGCACTCACTGGTATTCAGGGCCGTGTGGACGCTTCGTTTAAAATTGTTCGCCTGGGCGACTTCATCCCCCACCTGCCCACGGTGGCGGACGCACTCAGTGCCGCCGACCTGACCAACCAGCGCTAG
- the xylB gene encoding xylulokinase, which translates to MYFLGIDSGTQSTKAIVLDLDSGKILASGHSSYELIDGLPPGHLEQHPQAWIDAVDASVQQCLEQIGKDKTKIAGIGVSGQQHGLVALGADDKPVRPAKLWCDTSTQAQCAEIAHHFGGQQGVIAAAGNAMLPGYTIPKLLWMKQNEPENFAKTKTILLPHDYINFWLSGVKRMEYGDASGMGILNVNTRQWAYDICDYIDPSVRAMLPPLGSSKAVHGTIRKDLAVKWGLNFDVIISAGGGDNMMGAIGTGNIKPGVVTASFGTSGTLYGVAGSPVVDGQGEVAAFCDSTDQWLPLVCTMNVTVVTEQVREMFRWDLKQLEAAVKSAPVGADGVMFLPYLNGERTPNLPNGSGVIHGLRPTNMAPANIARAAVEGATLGLAYGLKRFRDLGMNPTEIRLTGGGSKSSVWRQIAADCFNAEVVTLSTSEGAALGGAIQAAYAHANQSGTETVSYEQLCARLVTLDESTRCKPNAENAALYAAQLDRQMELTGRLNQTGWL; encoded by the coding sequence ATGTATTTCCTCGGCATCGACAGCGGCACGCAAAGCACCAAGGCCATCGTCCTCGACCTCGACTCGGGCAAAATCCTCGCCTCCGGCCACAGCTCCTATGAACTGATCGACGGCCTGCCTCCCGGTCACCTGGAGCAGCATCCTCAGGCCTGGATCGATGCCGTGGACGCTTCCGTGCAGCAGTGCCTGGAGCAGATCGGCAAGGACAAGACCAAAATCGCCGGCATCGGCGTCAGCGGTCAGCAGCACGGCCTCGTGGCCCTCGGCGCGGATGACAAGCCCGTGCGTCCCGCCAAGCTCTGGTGCGATACCTCCACCCAGGCCCAGTGCGCGGAGATTGCCCATCACTTCGGCGGCCAGCAGGGCGTCATCGCCGCCGCAGGCAATGCCATGCTCCCGGGCTATACCATTCCCAAGCTGCTCTGGATGAAGCAGAACGAGCCCGAAAACTTCGCCAAGACCAAGACCATCCTGCTGCCGCACGACTACATCAACTTCTGGCTCAGCGGAGTGAAGCGCATGGAATACGGAGACGCCTCCGGCATGGGCATCCTCAATGTGAACACCCGCCAGTGGGCCTACGACATCTGCGACTACATTGATCCCTCGGTGCGCGCCATGCTGCCGCCGCTGGGCTCCTCCAAGGCCGTCCACGGCACCATCCGCAAGGACCTCGCCGTCAAATGGGGCCTGAACTTTGATGTCATCATCAGCGCCGGTGGCGGAGACAACATGATGGGCGCGATCGGCACCGGCAACATCAAGCCCGGCGTCGTCACCGCCAGCTTCGGCACCAGCGGCACTCTCTACGGCGTGGCAGGCTCTCCCGTGGTCGATGGCCAGGGCGAAGTAGCCGCATTCTGCGACAGCACGGACCAGTGGCTCCCGCTCGTCTGCACCATGAATGTCACCGTCGTCACCGAGCAGGTGCGCGAAATGTTCCGCTGGGATCTGAAACAGCTGGAGGCTGCGGTGAAGTCCGCTCCCGTCGGCGCGGATGGTGTGATGTTCCTTCCCTATCTCAACGGCGAGCGCACCCCCAACCTGCCCAACGGCAGCGGCGTCATCCACGGCCTGCGCCCCACCAACATGGCCCCGGCCAACATCGCCCGCGCCGCCGTTGAGGGTGCCACCCTCGGCCTCGCCTACGGATTGAAGCGCTTCCGTGATCTCGGCATGAACCCCACCGAAATCCGTCTCACCGGAGGTGGCAGCAAGAGCAGCGTCTGGCGTCAGATCGCCGCAGACTGCTTCAATGCCGAAGTCGTCACCCTCAGCACCAGTGAAGGTGCCGCGCTGGGCGGAGCCATCCAGGCCGCCTATGCCCACGCCAATCAGAGCGGCACAGAAACCGTCAGCTACGAGCAGCTCTGCGCACGCCTCGTCACGCTGGATGAGTCCACCCGCTGCAAACCTAATGCCGAAAATGCCGCGCTCTATGCCGCACAGCTGGACCGCCAGATGGAACTCACCGGCCGTCTCAATCAAACCGGCTGGCTCTGA
- a CDS encoding MlaE family ABC transporter permease, with translation MTVAFRQYLDLCGSLLYWLFVAPCRGRGWRMGHTFAQIVRIGVHAVPMTSLTALTIGVVLAMQSAAQLAKMGATVFVPGLVSSSLVRELAPLVTAVIVIGRSGSAVTAELGTMKVSEEIEALEVMAISPMSWLIIPRFLAMVIMLPLLTVFSIYVGLAGGWLIGHFSLHMSTAYFVNHALHYVALRDVGISMLKSSVFGVLIVTIASSIGLNVSGGAEGVGLATTRSVVVCLLSVFIANALLTALFFF, from the coding sequence ATGACAGTAGCCTTCCGCCAATACCTCGATCTGTGCGGAAGCCTGCTCTACTGGCTCTTTGTAGCGCCATGCCGCGGCAGAGGCTGGCGCATGGGCCACACCTTTGCGCAGATCGTTCGGATCGGCGTACACGCTGTGCCCATGACCTCCCTCACTGCCCTCACCATAGGCGTGGTCCTGGCCATGCAGTCGGCCGCCCAGCTGGCCAAAATGGGAGCCACCGTTTTCGTCCCCGGCCTCGTGTCCTCCAGCCTCGTGCGCGAGCTTGCCCCCCTCGTCACCGCCGTCATCGTCATCGGCCGCAGCGGCTCGGCAGTCACGGCTGAGCTTGGCACCATGAAGGTCTCCGAAGAGATCGAGGCGCTGGAGGTCATGGCCATCTCCCCCATGTCCTGGCTCATCATCCCGCGCTTTCTCGCCATGGTCATCATGCTGCCATTGCTCACAGTATTCAGCATCTACGTAGGCCTCGCCGGCGGCTGGCTCATCGGCCATTTCTCGCTGCACATGTCCACCGCCTACTTCGTCAATCACGCGCTGCATTATGTCGCGCTTCGCGACGTCGGCATCAGCATGCTCAAAAGCAGCGTCTTCGGCGTGCTCATCGTCACCATCGCCAGCAGCATCGGCCTCAATGTCTCCGGCGGTGCCGAGGGCGTGGGGCTCGCCACCACCCGCTCCGTCGTCGTCTGCCTGCTGAGCGTCTTTATCGCCAACGCCCTCCTCACCGCCCTGTTCTTTTTCTGA